The Candidatus Neomarinimicrobiota bacterium genomic sequence AAGCGTCCATCGCGAAGATGAAGAAATCATTCGTTCATCAATGATAAATCTACTCAATAAATTTCCTAAACTTTCTCTCATTTGGGTTCCGCATGAGCCGGATGAAAAAACTGTATCCGATGCCGTTTCCTTTTTTAAAGGTGAGCAATTTGAAACATCGGTAATGAATCATAATAAGGTAAATCAAATTGGATCAGAAAAGGTGATTGTTGTGGCAACGGTTGGTGTCCTTTCAAAGTTGTATTGGAATGGGCAAGTAGCCTACGTTGGTGGAGGTTTTTCTGCTGGGGTTCACAATGTTATGGAACCAGCAATTGCGAGACTTCCGGTATTTTTTGGACCAAATTATGCGGTGTCACATGCAGCAGAAGAACTCATTGAAGCAAAAGGTGGATTTACCATTTCAAGTGGAGATGAACTTCAAAAAGGCATTGAAACATTATTACAATCAGATGAATCCTTAATAAAATCCAGCTATGAAGCAACAGGTGTAATTCACAGAAACCTCGGCTCTGCAACACGAGTAGTACGCGGAATTATTAAGAATTGATATGCTATCATTTTCCATACAATATCCTAAATTTTCATTTACAAATGATCTCGAGTTCCGACCTGGACTTCATGTAATTTATGGAGAGAGCGGTGTTGGAAAATCTTGGCTTATTCATTCGCTTGCAGGATCAAATCCAAACGGCATCCCGAATTATGAAATTCAAAAACAAGTAATTCCTAAAAACATTCAAATCGTTTTTCAAAATCCCGATAACCAAATTGTGGCGGACAGCATTCATCAGGAATTGGCATTTGCATTTGAGTGCAATTCAGTAGATGTGAAATGGATTCAGGATAAAGTTAATTCATCAGCGGAGGATCTTCCTCGGAAAATTTCTTTGGACCGGCATCCGGTTACATTGAGCGGGGGAGAAATGGAACAGCTGAATCTTGTGACAACCTTTGGCAGCAATCCCAATTTAATTTTTATTGATGACGGCCTTTCATTTTTAACTCTGAAAACAAAACAGAAATGGGTTGAAAAAATTCGAGAAAAAATTCAATCTAAAAACTTCATTGTTATTTGGTTTACTAGTGATCCTTCCGATTTAGATTATGGCGATTCTATTTGGGAAATGACATCTGCATTTTTTAAAAAATATGAAAGCAAAATTCCCCTTTATCACAAAGGGAAAAACAAACCTGCTGGAGGAATGAGAATACAAATTCAGGATCTACATTTTTCATATGAAAATGGGTATGAATTGTATTCCGGATGGACATCAGAAATACAGAACTGCCGAAGCATCGGGTTGCGAGGTGAAAACGGATCCGGAAAAACTACAATTGCTCGTCTTTTGTCGAAGGGGTTAAAACCGGATTCCGGCGATGTGAAACTCACGATTAATCATAAAACACCTTCGATTGCTTTGGTGGACCAATTTCCTGAGCGAATGCTTGGTGTATCGTCATTAGAATTCTTTCTTGATCAGCTGATTGCTCATGAAAAAATGGATGAGTATCACGTATCCACCTGTATCAATGTGTTACAAGAACACCACATTCCTTGGGATTCGATAAAACATAAATATCCGATTGATTTACCCTGGAATATGATCAGGCTTGCGGTGGTTATTTTGCTTTCCAATTGTAATTACGAAGTGTTGATATTTGACGAACCGACTTTTGGGCTTGGGACAGAGCAAACGCAAAAGATGATCAATTATTTTAATGAAATCATGTCGCGTAAACATCTTGTATTTATTTCACATAATACTAATTTCCTCGCTTCTGTTTGCGATGGATATATAGATTTAACCAAAATTGAGCATAGCCTCGCTCACGATAAAGTACAATTTGATGACCATGAATAATATGAATCCTGTGAAAATAAAACTAACCGATCCATCAAGAATTTTAACGATGGCAAATATGGTAAGTCTGATTCGGGCATTATTGGTAATCCCCATTATTTATACACTCCGTAATCCTGATTGGGCTACTTATACTTTTATCTTGATTGTGATTGGAGTTCTTTCGGATGCGTTAGATGGATACTTGGCCCGCCGAGCACATGAAGTAACTCATTTCGGAAAATGGCTGGATCCCATCGCAGATTTTGTAGTCATATTTTCAATTGCGTCGTATTTGGTACTGATTGGAAGATTTCCTCTTTGGTTTTATTGGTTTTTTCTCATTCGCTATGTAGCCATTGCCATCCCGGCCATTTATTTGCTCAATCAATCTCATTTCATCCTACAATCAAATTGGTATGGAAAATGGGGAGCCGGCATTTCATCGCTAGCCATAATTTTGCACGTATTCCCATTAAAACATGTGGACTGGCTTCCCGAAGCGACCTTGTGGGCTGCAGCTATTTTACTTTCTGTGAGCTGGGTGATGTATTTCAATACCTTTATCAAAGAATATAGACGGCAGTCAAACATATGACGCCACTAACATCCCTTTTTTCGGCATTGAGCCGAACCCGGGATTCTTTATCCAAAGCTCTAAAATCCTTTACAAACAAGTCCGCCGATTTGGGTTCAATGGATGCGTTAGAGGCCAGCCTTCTATTAAGCGATATGGGAATAGATACTACAGAAGAAATTCTCGCTTTAACTGAAAAAACAAATAGTGAAAATTTAATCCAAGTCGTATCCGATTATCTGATTGATATTTTACAAACTATAGAATCGAGTCCGTTGCCGAATGATGATTTACCCCCGACCGTTTTATTAATTGTTGGCGTAAACGGAACCGGAAAAACGACATCTGCAGCAAAATTAGCCCGGTTTTTTAAACCACATAAAAATGTGTTATTAGTGGGAGCAGATACCTACAGAGCTGCTGCAGCTGAGCAACTTAGAGTGTGGGCAAATAGAGCGGATATCCGGTTGGTTTCAAATGAAGCATCTAAAGATCCATCAGCGATTATATTTG encodes the following:
- a CDS encoding CDP-alcohol phosphatidyltransferase family protein, with protein sequence MNNMNPVKIKLTDPSRILTMANMVSLIRALLVIPIIYTLRNPDWATYTFILIVIGVLSDALDGYLARRAHEVTHFGKWLDPIADFVVIFSIASYLVLIGRFPLWFYWFFLIRYVAIAIPAIYLLNQSHFILQSNWYGKWGAGISSLAIILHVFPLKHVDWLPEATLWAAAILLSVSWVMYFNTFIKEYRRQSNI
- a CDS encoding ATP-binding cassette domain-containing protein, with protein sequence MLSFSIQYPKFSFTNDLEFRPGLHVIYGESGVGKSWLIHSLAGSNPNGIPNYEIQKQVIPKNIQIVFQNPDNQIVADSIHQELAFAFECNSVDVKWIQDKVNSSAEDLPRKISLDRHPVTLSGGEMEQLNLVTTFGSNPNLIFIDDGLSFLTLKTKQKWVEKIREKIQSKNFIVIWFTSDPSDLDYGDSIWEMTSAFFKKYESKIPLYHKGKNKPAGGMRIQIQDLHFSYENGYELYSGWTSEIQNCRSIGLRGENGSGKTTIARLLSKGLKPDSGDVKLTINHKTPSIALVDQFPERMLGVSSLEFFLDQLIAHEKMDEYHVSTCINVLQEHHIPWDSIKHKYPIDLPWNMIRLAVVILLSNCNYEVLIFDEPTFGLGTEQTQKMINYFNEIMSRKHLVFISHNTNFLASVCDGYIDLTKIEHSLAHDKVQFDDHE
- the ftsY gene encoding signal recognition particle-docking protein FtsY, with translation MTPLTSLFSALSRTRDSLSKALKSFTNKSADLGSMDALEASLLLSDMGIDTTEEILALTEKTNSENLIQVVSDYLIDILQTIESSPLPNDDLPPTVLLIVGVNGTGKTTSAAKLARFFKPHKNVLLVGADTYRAAAAEQLRVWANRADIRLVSNEASKDPSAIIFDGLTSAVANNSNMVIVDTAGRLHTYNHLMVELSKMNRVLDEHFPQFSKKSLITIDASLGQNSLHQAKVFSDHVDLDGAILTKMDGTAKGGIAFPLVRELSLPIRYVGTGEDLNDIEPFSGETYVKSILGIDRE